The window ttctctcctcttcttgctCATGCATGCACCTGCGCGCGCCTTCCTCCCTGTTGCTGTGCCAAAGCGCTAACCACGCCGCTGCACGCTCTCACCACAAACCTTGCCTCTGCCTCCGCCACAACTgactccgcctccacctcctccgctgcctccgctcctccgccgcctccgcttctccgccgccacgctcctcctccaccttcgctcctccgccgccacacAGCTCCGCCGCCATGCTCctccgccgtccgcgccgcctctgcctccgcgCCGACGTCAACGCCACCGTGCTCGCCTCACCTCGCCGACCGCCCATCCCCGCGCTCGTCCTCGCTGTGCGAGAgaaaagagtgagagagagaatagggagagagtaagaaGTGTATGGCATGTGGGTctcataattttttaatttaaaaaacgctgactggactgccacgtgtacgccacgtagaccaaaactaccgtggattgggtcgaggggggtaattcgtccggtttgcataattaggggtgaagaatgtccggtttaaTGGTTTATGGGGTAATTCAGATGACTGCGATAGTTTGGGAGGGTAATTAGATGATCCTCCACCGTTTGCAAATACTTGTTGCCATCGGTTACCTAATAATTATTGTATCATGTTTTCGCTTTTTACTCTGGCCCTCTTGTAAGAACGGTCCgtgtttttctctctcctataAATGAAATGGCAGACTTTTTGCCCGTTCAAAAGAAAGTTTCCATCTCTCATCGCCCCTCTACGGCTCTACTATCTATAGAGGACTCCAAAGAATATTCAGCGTGTTGACGAATGACGACGACTCAAGAAAAGATACAAGTATAACCAGCCAATACGTAATTTGATTGTTCAACCTGTGAAGATGTGGCAGAGCATTCAGATTATCAACTGCTCCCGAAAATATCACTACATTTCTACTTCTCTAGTACAAAATAATATTTAAATCTGTATTTGGAGGCGAAAGGGGTAAATCATCGATTTACCAGACATTCCAATGCCAAACTGTTACCAATGAACACCAAAATATGCAGAAGAGTACATCCAGTTAATTAACCCACTTGGTATAGTGTACATATCCAAATTATccatcgatctctctctctctctctctctctcacacacacacacacacaattaaTTAACCTTCTCTAAAAAGAAGAATTGAATAAGAAAGAATCAGGTTCTATAGTTATAGACTTttggcatcgatcgatcgaagtGCAGGTTGGTAGGGGAAGGGGAAcgacttcttcttctcctcctcctcctccctgagCCGATTGATCGAGCTAGTGGAGCGCGTAGGTGGCGACGAGCGCGACGACCATGAGCGCGTAGGCGATCCCCCGGTCGACGGCCTGCCGGTCGATCACGATCAtcccccgccgccccgcccccgccgccgccttctcctcccccgccgcgcccgccatgGAAGAGGCCATCTAGGCTCTAGCTAGCCACGATCTCGAGTCgccggagaaaaagaaaaaaggaacaaTCTGCGAGCAAAGCAAGCTACTGGAGACGGAGGCAGGAATGAACTGGGAATTGCTGATGATGCCATGGCGAGCTCGTGCTGATGTATATATAAGGACCgatgagaaggaaaaagaagaagaggaggaggaagacttGCACAAGGAAGGTCGTCAGCCGCCACGTTTGATTCGGAGGGGTCAGAGAacctagaagaagaagaagaagaagaggccaTTAGTTAATAAGTTAATTTAATTCTGTGAGGTCATTTTCCTTCTAGAGAGGCGAAAGCTACTAGTGTAAACTGTAGCTTGCGTAGCCCGTGTCCGTGCGTGCGACGCGGACGCGAGGTCGGTTGACGTGGGAAAAACGTGAGAAATGACGCGGCTGATGCGAGGAAGACGCGCGGTTAGTTGCCGGCTTTGACCACTAGCCGGCCCGTCCGGGGGTGACGCCGCGTTGGCCGGCCAGCCGGGCCCAGCTGTCATAGATGGGCTGGCAGCCCAACGGACACCATGTATGGGCCGGGCTGTTTGGTGGCCCACGCCGTGGTGTACGGATTGTCTTTGGGAGCATTTTGCTATCGATCACtcgcgtgattttttttttgctaacattTCACCTTTTATTCAGCTCATCTGCCGACCGGCACATCGGACACAAGCACATCGGCCGTTGTGTCCAGCTAGCCCAAGCGCGCACGATGATAGAGATTGGAGAAGCACGGTGACAAGTGGCCTCTGACCGGTGAGCCAACCGTCGACAGCACGGCCAACACTGATCGGTGAGCGACACCGTCCCTCTCGTCGTcgtgaaatataaaattatagtcctatataactaaaattacatttataaatttagttgatttgataTGTAAATGCactataattttgataaaaataatgtgtaagtaaatatatacttattattttctataaaatataaaattacagtcatatataactaaaattatatttgtaaatttagttgatttgatatgtaagtgcactgtaattttgataaaaataatgtgtaagtaaatatgtacttaaaatataaaattacagtcctatataactaaaattacatttgtaaatttagttgatttaatatgtaagtgcactgtaattttgacaaaaataatgtgtaagtaaatatgtatttattatttttttaaaatataaaattacggtcctatataactaaatttACATGTGTATATTCAGTTGATATTACATGCAAGTGCATTGTAATTTTGGTAAAGATAGTATGTAAGTtaatatgtatttgttattttcttttgtaatcCGTTGGATGTAAATAAAGGgtaaaataaatctaaaaaatCACCCGactttttattaaaaatcaCCTGATAAATGGATAGATGCTCCCGTCTTTaggctgctgcagcagcagagGCCAGGGATCCAACTGAACACTTGAACAGAAACCGGGGCCTTTTGTTCCTCCTGTTCTTCCTAAGCCACTGCTGATGTTCTTCATGATCTCTGATTTTGTTTTATACTGTTCCTTGTAATTACTCACCCTATACTAAATAAACAAACCTAGTATGACATGTGACATATTCTGTTACTATGGATATAGACAGGTCATCTCACATacttgatttatttattttagagcATGGAGTAATTCATAATCTTGGTTTCTCTCTCTTCCCAGTCTCCTATCTCTCTGGATCACTTCTTTTAGTATTTATTTAGGGGTGTTCTTAAGTAAATTACCTACTTCATGGAACCTTTGTTTTTCAGGTTTGTATCATGGACTTCATGGGAGCTGTTTCGTGTaacacgaaaaaaaaaacaggtagGGTAACGTACGGCTGGTTTAGCATGTTAGGGGTAGTAAACGGAAAACTCTCATTTCCTCAAGATTTTGATAATAATTGTAAACCGGTCTCACGATTTAAACATGGTGGTAGACTGGTAGTAGACTCATACTATAAGAGAACCAATCAAGTCTATGATAGTACTGTTTATCGTGACAAGAATTTTTTGGGTTGAAGGATGATTCACGTGTTCCTGAACCCTGAGGTAaacaaaaaattttcaacttctgAGGTAATTAAGGCAAGGACGTCAAAGCATCTTACAATCACTGGTGGTTATTCTTCCAAATCCGGGACTAATTATATATTCACCACAATGCAAAAAACTTTTGGGAACTATGGATAAGTAGTACTGGCGAGCATTTGACAACTCCAGATATGACCGTACGAAAATTCAGCTGAATGAACAACTACACCCAATAATATGAGGCTGTTTGTCAGCAGTCAAAAGCACATACGACTTTCGTCCATCCAAAATACTAATATCACAGATTTTCTTGATGTTGTGGTGGAGACTAATATAAGATTAATCGAGGCAGAAATGGCATTAGTCTACCTGTCTACGCTATGCCTTTCACTGTTGAACACGTTGCTTGAATTGAGAGGTTGcactggaaaaataaaaacggcTCTTGATCATAGCCATGGGTTATCTGAAAGTGTATATGATCAGGCCTGAACAGAACTTGCAATggatgatcttttttttttcttctggatATTTGAATTGAGAGATATTATTCTTGCTATCTTCGACTATCTGCTGCTCAGAGCAAACAGTCAAACAGATGAAGTAGATTTGATCAAAGAATGaggcaaaaaagaaaacaaaacataaTTCAAGCAGAAAAGTAATATTAAAAGTATCATCAGTGTCCATACtgttcatcttcatcttcatttcgATCGATGGATTAGGACAGCATAATTCATTCCACAAATTTAATTTACATATCGAGAGCAAAGCAAAACGAGGTTCGAATTACCCGCCATCGACAGTTTTAAACCATCGACAtcgattaataattaattagcgCGCGAAACGCCAAAGCGCGCTAGCCCGGCggatcgccggccgccgccggcggcggcgtagcgGGCGGAGAAGGAGCGCGAGAGGTACTCCGGCTCGGGCtccccgccggccgcggcggcgccctcgtcGAAGTTCTGCTCGTACTCGTCCTGCGCGTActgctccctcctcctcgccgtcgacgacccgCTCCGGCTCATCaccttccacctcctccccctcacGATCCTCCTCCACAGCGCACGCAGGacacccacgccgccgccggaatcgaagtactccccctcctcctccgcctcgccgcggcggtggtgcaccgccgccgccgccgccgccttatTCCCTCCCAAGCGAAGGACTCTTCTTGGCGCGTGGTGACCGCCGATGCCGACGCAGGgggcgaaggtggcgacgacggcggccgggacGGAGCGCTGCCTCCGCAGCCGCCACGGGGGCggcgcgtcgacggcggcggcgacgacgacggtggtggtggtggccgcgccgcccgtcTCCGAGCGAACCGTCATACTAGTATTCAGCAACGCACGGCACGAGGAAGTAACGTAACGTACGTAcacacgggcggcggcgcgcggcgaggcgacACGGGAAGGGAGACGAGGAGCCGGCCGGGCTAACTCGATCTCgcgttggtggcggcggcttgcgATTATatggaggaggagacggggatGGATGGTTGGTGTTTGACGTACGTACGGCGCCGGTGGGGTTTAGTCGttcgcgctgctgctgctgcggtggctggcgtggcgtggcgtggcgcgcgACGGGTCAAGCGCGGGGTGCGGCCGTGCGGGAGGTCAGAGACTCAGAGGCGGGGGCGTATGATTTTTACATGGGTGACTCAATttatactatatttttaaatattttattaaatataattagagaaaaatataaataggTCGTAGTATATAGAAGTATAAATTGATTAAATaagttattttcttttcttttcacatacttcctctgtcctaaaatatactacctccgttttttaatagatgacgccgttgactttttctcacatgtttgaccattcatcttattcaaaaaaattatgtaattataatttattttgttatgagttgttttattactcatagtactttaagtgtgatttatatcttatacatttgcataaaatttttgaataaggcgaatggtcaaacatgtgagaaaaagttaacggcgtaatctattaaaaaacggagggagtactacctaAGATATTAAGGATGGATGGGATACTTCCCAAGACTATGATTCTGAATAAACTCTTTACCCGATTCTTAGTCCTAGAAAGTGTTCAATCCGtataaaatctcttatattatgtaTCCTATAAGGCTATGAGCCTATGATCACCTTTTAGGGCCTATTTAGTTTGActagatgtcggaaggggttttcggacacgaataaaaaaattaatttcataactcgcttagaaaccacgagacgaatcttttgagcctaattaatccgtcattagcacatgtcggttactgtagcacttatgcctaatcatggactaattaggctcaaaagattcgtctcgcgatttccccctaactgtgcaattagtttttatttttatctatatttaatgctccgtgtctaaagatttgatatgatgtttttgggaaaaagttgtaaactaagggcccctttgaatcgcagggtagaaaaaacggaggaataggaaaaatataggattctgacaggaattgaagtgtaaaacagatgattgcaaaacataggaaaaatacaggaatggtcgtttgattggagcgcaaaAAAAACGCagaaatcggatgagagagatagacttaaaggaaattttccatgAGGTTGGAGCtcatgctaaatttcctccaaaattcacATGCAATATgctattccataggaatttt of the Oryza sativa Japonica Group chromosome 2, ASM3414082v1 genome contains:
- the LOC4328696 gene encoding uncharacterized protein, producing the protein MTVRSETGGAATTTTVVVAAAVDAPPPWRLRRQRSVPAAVVATFAPCVGIGGHHAPRRVLRLGGNKAAAAAAVHHRRGEAEEEGEYFDSGGGVGVLRALWRRIVRGRRWKVMSRSGSSTARRREQYAQDEYEQNFDEGAAAAGGEPEPEYLSRSFSARYAAAGGGRRSAGLARFGVSRAN